One genomic segment of Pyruvatibacter mobilis includes these proteins:
- a CDS encoding ATP-binding protein, with the protein MADDKPGTPENDSFLSRGLRPAASEDHVRTRTLDVGVVAFGGMAIIGLGAFLGALKASSAILMAGAVAGLAALWLKYAPRASRTVRRVEMPLTQPATVRAQFPLTPETGVAIIERLPDPIILLDRSGRIVLHNRAATGIVGEAAARRHISTVMRVPEVLEAVAQVVAGEAAQVVEYTQPVPIERHYHAFIAPVIAAAEPGRDGAMSGSRDRQRNVLILLHDLTTIKRAEQMRADFVANASHELRTPLASMSGFVETLRGPARDDPEARDKFLAIMQEQAERMGRLINDLLSLSRIELNEHVRPAGHVDMGAIVNDTVDMLTPLAEREGVEIEVSVEDGLPRPLGDRDELVQVCQNLLANAIKYGSTGGRVEVTLRRDRPSADPNPANDRMDDERPSSLPGSIVMSVRDWGPGIEREHIPRLTERFYRVDVEQSRRRGGTGLGLAIVKHIVSRHMGSLSIDSRIGQGSTFKVFLPVDPATRSLPAGTPATDAADAVTAGDTKESPSGRRRPRVDAAQ; encoded by the coding sequence ATGGCGGACGACAAGCCGGGAACCCCGGAAAACGACTCCTTCCTGTCCCGCGGGTTGCGGCCCGCCGCGTCGGAAGATCACGTGCGCACCCGCACCCTGGATGTGGGCGTTGTCGCCTTCGGCGGCATGGCCATCATCGGGCTGGGGGCGTTTCTCGGCGCGCTCAAGGCAAGCTCCGCTATCCTCATGGCCGGTGCCGTCGCGGGGCTTGCTGCCCTGTGGCTTAAGTATGCCCCCCGCGCCAGCCGTACCGTGCGGCGGGTGGAAATGCCGCTCACCCAGCCCGCCACCGTGCGCGCCCAGTTCCCGCTCACCCCTGAGACCGGCGTCGCCATCATCGAGCGCCTGCCGGACCCGATCATCCTGCTCGACCGTTCCGGCCGCATCGTGCTGCACAACCGTGCCGCCACGGGCATTGTCGGCGAGGCCGCAGCCCGGCGGCACATCTCCACCGTCATGCGCGTGCCGGAAGTGCTGGAGGCGGTGGCGCAGGTGGTGGCGGGGGAAGCCGCCCAGGTGGTGGAATACACCCAGCCCGTGCCGATCGAGCGCCACTACCACGCCTTCATCGCGCCGGTCATCGCCGCAGCCGAACCGGGGCGCGACGGCGCCATGTCCGGCTCCCGCGACCGCCAGCGCAACGTGCTGATACTCCTGCACGACCTCACCACCATCAAGCGCGCCGAACAGATGCGCGCCGACTTCGTGGCCAATGCCAGCCATGAGCTGCGCACGCCGCTGGCCTCCATGTCCGGCTTCGTCGAGACCCTGCGCGGCCCCGCCCGCGATGACCCGGAGGCGCGCGACAAGTTCCTCGCCATCATGCAGGAGCAGGCCGAGCGCATGGGCCGCCTGATCAACGACCTCCTGTCCCTGAGCCGCATCGAGCTCAACGAGCATGTGCGGCCCGCGGGCCATGTGGACATGGGCGCCATCGTCAATGACACGGTGGACATGCTGACGCCGCTGGCCGAGCGCGAGGGCGTCGAGATCGAGGTCTCCGTCGAGGACGGCCTGCCCCGGCCCCTGGGTGACCGGGACGAACTGGTGCAGGTCTGCCAGAACCTGCTGGCCAATGCGATCAAGTATGGCAGCACCGGCGGGCGGGTGGAGGTCACCCTGCGGCGCGACCGGCCGTCGGCAGACCCGAACCCGGCCAACGACCGGATGGACGACGAAAGGCCGTCCAGCCTGCCCGGCAGCATTGTCATGAGCGTGCGCGACTGGGGCCCCGGCATCGAGCGGGAACACATTCCCCGCCTGACCGAGCGGTTCTACCGCGTCGATGTCGAGCAGAGCCGCCGCCGTGGCGGCACCGGCCTCGGCCTTGCCATCGTCAAGCACATCGTCAGCCGCCACATGGGGTCCCTGTCGATCGACAGCCGCATCGGCCAGGGCTCAACCTTCAAGGTCTTCCTGCCGGTGGACCCGGCCACCCGCAGCCTGCCCGCCGGAACGCCCGCAACGGACGCCGCAGACGCTGTCACGGCGGGTGACACAAAAGAGTCGCCCTCAGGCCGTCGCCGCCCCCGCGTGGACGCGGCCCAATAG
- a CDS encoding acyl-CoA dehydrogenase family protein, which translates to MEIAPIPGLSDDVNDIRLRTADIVNAEIIPAEPVLFKGGKEAEPVRAHIRELVKERGLWAPHLPTEYGGMGIGFLAHAYMNEVLAWSPFSARLFGVVAPNSGNQKVLLKYGTEEQKKQWLEPLISGEMESCFSMTEPGNAGSDPRSIQTRAVRDGDEWVINGHKWFTSNARRADFAIVMCRTARETPEAGKPDDTMVQIIVPMDTPGLEIVRSVPVWGHTNGDHCEITYKDVRVPVDNALGRVGSGHQAAQDRLGAGRVFHCMNSIGAMWRAFDMMVRRSMDRDVHGGKLETKQFVQGFIADSYMDIQAARLMTINCARVMDEGGDARTDISAIKVFVPAAFERVVDRAIQVHGALGVSGDTPLAGMYTGARTLRLADGPDEVHRILIAKNVLKHYHSGGSWDFGT; encoded by the coding sequence ATGGAAATCGCGCCGATTCCCGGCCTGTCGGATGACGTCAACGACATCCGGCTGAGGACGGCTGACATCGTCAATGCCGAAATCATTCCCGCAGAACCCGTGCTCTTCAAGGGCGGCAAGGAGGCGGAACCCGTCCGCGCCCATATCCGCGAGCTGGTAAAGGAGCGCGGCCTCTGGGCGCCGCATCTGCCGACGGAATATGGCGGCATGGGCATCGGCTTTCTCGCCCATGCCTACATGAACGAAGTGCTGGCCTGGTCGCCCTTCTCCGCGCGTCTGTTCGGCGTCGTCGCGCCCAATTCCGGCAACCAGAAAGTGCTGCTCAAATACGGCACCGAAGAGCAGAAGAAACAATGGCTCGAGCCGCTCATCTCCGGCGAGATGGAAAGCTGCTTCTCCATGACCGAGCCGGGCAATGCGGGCTCCGACCCCCGCTCGATCCAGACCCGCGCCGTGCGCGACGGGGATGAGTGGGTCATCAACGGCCACAAATGGTTCACCTCAAATGCCCGCCGCGCCGACTTCGCCATAGTCATGTGCCGCACGGCGCGCGAAACGCCGGAGGCAGGCAAGCCGGACGACACCATGGTGCAGATCATCGTGCCCATGGACACGCCCGGCCTCGAGATCGTCCGCTCGGTCCCCGTCTGGGGCCACACCAACGGCGATCATTGCGAGATCACCTATAAAGATGTGCGCGTGCCGGTGGACAACGCGCTCGGCCGCGTCGGCTCCGGCCACCAGGCCGCCCAGGACCGTCTGGGCGCGGGGCGTGTTTTTCACTGCATGAATTCCATCGGCGCCATGTGGCGTGCCTTCGACATGATGGTGCGCCGCTCCATGGACCGCGACGTCCATGGCGGCAAGCTGGAAACCAAGCAGTTCGTCCAGGGCTTCATCGCCGACAGCTACATGGACATCCAGGCCGCCCGCCTGATGACCATCAACTGCGCCCGCGTGATGGATGAAGGCGGCGACGCCCGCACCGATATCTCGGCCATCAAGGTCTTCGTGCCCGCAGCCTTCGAGCGCGTGGTGGACAGGGCGATCCAGGTGCACGGCGCGCTGGGCGTCTCAGGCGATACGCCGCTGGCAGGCATGTATACCGGCGCCCGCACGCTCAGGCTCGCCGACGGCCCGGACGAAGTGCACCGCATCCTCATCGCCAAGAATGTGCTCAAGCATTATCACTCCGGCGGCAGTTGGGATTTTGGGACCTGA
- a CDS encoding SDR family NAD(P)-dependent oxidoreductase yields MTQISGSTIFITGCASGIGRALVKHAIQHGAARVIATDVDMKGLEETAAQARGLGSGAVETHMLDVASKDAVYDLAAQVTADYGTPDIIINNAGVALFAQVSEMAYEDFEWVMDIDFWGMVYGTKAFLNQMIERKRGHIVNVSSIFGMIAVPGNSAYHAAKFGIRGFTESLRAEMTADATNVKISCVHPGGIKTNVARNARLAQNEELLARKEEITQGFDDFARTTPEEAARVIFTGIEKDNPRILIGGDARFMDRIQRLMPVKYQNILGRLFRRNED; encoded by the coding sequence ATGACCCAGATTTCAGGCTCCACCATTTTCATCACCGGCTGTGCCTCGGGCATCGGTCGGGCCCTGGTGAAGCATGCCATCCAGCACGGCGCCGCGCGGGTGATCGCAACTGATGTGGACATGAAGGGGCTCGAGGAAACCGCTGCGCAGGCGCGGGGCCTGGGGTCCGGCGCGGTCGAGACGCATATGCTGGACGTGGCCAGCAAGGACGCGGTCTATGACCTGGCCGCGCAGGTGACGGCTGATTACGGCACGCCGGACATCATTATCAACAATGCGGGCGTTGCCCTGTTCGCCCAGGTCTCGGAAATGGCCTATGAGGATTTCGAGTGGGTGATGGACATCGATTTCTGGGGCATGGTCTATGGCACCAAGGCCTTCCTCAACCAGATGATCGAGCGCAAGCGCGGGCACATCGTGAATGTGTCGTCGATCTTCGGGATGATCGCGGTGCCGGGGAATTCCGCCTATCACGCGGCCAAGTTCGGCATCCGCGGCTTTACCGAAAGCCTGCGCGCGGAAATGACGGCGGACGCGACCAATGTGAAGATCTCCTGCGTGCATCCCGGCGGCATCAAGACCAATGTGGCGCGCAATGCCCGGCTGGCGCAGAACGAGGAGCTGCTGGCGCGCAAGGAAGAGATCACGCAAGGTTTTGACGATTTCGCCCGCACGACGCCCGAAGAGGCAGCACGGGTGATCTTCACCGGGATCGAGAAGGATAACCCGCGTATCCTGATCGGCGGCGACGCCCGCTTCATGGACCGCATCCAGCGGCTGATGCCGGTGAAGTACCAGAACATCCTCGGCCGGCTGTTCCGCCGCAACGAGGACTGA
- a CDS encoding epoxyqueuosine reductase QueH, whose product MTHKTNRKKEIEPLVLPAGDKLLLHSCCAPCSGDVMNELARSGIDYTILFYNPNIHPRKEYDLRKEENMRYAEKLGVPFVDLDYDKDNWFTRIKGFEDEPERGHRCTLCFDMRFERTALYGHEHGFSTICSTLGTSRWKDFNQINGSGERAAARYPDMVYWTHNWRKGGGSQRMLDVSKEEEFYQQEYCGCVYSLRDTNKHRMDQGRPPIRHGVKYYGKPETDYEAQAMAEKAQQAGDTGQQDR is encoded by the coding sequence ATGACGCACAAGACCAACAGGAAGAAAGAGATCGAGCCGCTGGTGCTGCCGGCGGGCGACAAGCTGCTGCTGCATTCGTGCTGCGCGCCGTGCTCGGGCGACGTGATGAACGAGCTTGCGCGGTCAGGCATCGACTACACGATCCTGTTCTACAACCCGAATATTCATCCGCGTAAGGAATATGACCTCCGCAAGGAGGAGAACATGCGCTACGCGGAGAAGCTGGGCGTGCCCTTCGTTGACCTCGATTACGACAAGGACAACTGGTTTACGCGCATCAAGGGCTTCGAAGACGAGCCGGAGCGCGGGCACCGCTGCACGCTGTGCTTCGACATGCGGTTCGAGCGGACGGCGCTTTACGGGCATGAGCACGGGTTTTCCACCATCTGCTCGACGCTGGGCACCTCGCGCTGGAAGGACTTCAACCAGATCAACGGCTCCGGCGAGCGGGCCGCTGCGCGCTATCCGGACATGGTTTACTGGACCCATAACTGGCGCAAGGGCGGCGGCAGCCAGCGGATGCTGGATGTGTCCAAGGAAGAAGAGTTCTATCAGCAGGAATATTGCGGCTGCGTCTATTCCCTGCGCGACACCAACAAGCACCGCATGGACCAGGGCCGCCCGCCGATCCGCCACGGCGTGAAGTATTACGGCAAGCCGGAAACGGATTACGAAGCCCAGGCGATGGCTGAGAAAGCGCAGCAGGCCGGGGATACCGGCCAGCAGGACCGCTAG
- a CDS encoding TetR/AcrR family transcriptional regulator produces the protein MAGNREKIIEGARQLMNREGVSATGTTRIAEALGVSPGNLYYHFKSREQIVAEIYARFETGFRESLIAGLDRGITPDRFAAFYINAVDFAWTYRFFFAGQTDLLAADPALARRHRAFQMWSLEALEDIVSMLAKQGTAKLPRGRAEAARLRASIALNTWLTWSGWISFLKVEKPEGALVRGDMARGALQIFDVFAPWLDPAFEQAARKLLVRELTREEAVA, from the coding sequence ATGGCAGGAAACCGGGAAAAAATCATCGAAGGCGCGCGGCAGCTGATGAACCGCGAGGGCGTGTCCGCCACCGGCACCACGCGCATCGCCGAGGCGCTGGGGGTGAGCCCGGGGAATCTCTACTATCACTTCAAGAGCCGCGAACAGATCGTCGCCGAGATCTATGCCCGCTTCGAGACGGGCTTCCGCGAAAGCCTGATTGCGGGGCTTGATCGCGGCATCACGCCGGACCGCTTCGCCGCCTTCTATATCAATGCCGTCGATTTCGCCTGGACCTACCGCTTCTTCTTTGCCGGCCAGACCGACCTGCTGGCCGCCGACCCCGCGCTGGCACGCCGCCACCGGGCCTTCCAGATGTGGAGCCTCGAGGCGCTTGAGGACATCGTCTCCATGCTGGCGAAACAGGGCACGGCAAAGCTGCCCCGGGGGCGCGCTGAGGCAGCCCGCCTGCGGGCCTCCATCGCGCTCAACACCTGGCTCACCTGGAGCGGCTGGATCAGTTTCCTGAAAGTGGAGAAACCCGAAGGCGCCCTGGTGCGCGGCGACATGGCCCGCGGCGCGCTTCAGATCTTCGACGTCTTCGCCCCCTGGCTCGACCCCGCCTTCGAGCAGGCCGCCCGCAAGCTGCTTGTGAGGGAACTCACCCGCGAGGAGGCGGTAGCCTAG
- a CDS encoding metal-dependent hydrolase, translating into MTQDATSGRTGTQIGTRIGDGRIKAIRKMLFRFPRGARARAPARPRAAHWNAARPEFSHIVNAASLAMPYLEPYLIRTMAKARPMVSDDPALVHELNAYVAQETTHHRQHRVFNDELAACGYASVPRIEAVLAEDYGRFGKTKSLMFNLAYAEGFESMALAIGHMLVEDRVHLFGGSDRAVASLVLWHFVEEIEHKEAAFDVFHAAGGTYGWRLYGLAFATAHIFLRTGQGYRALLREDGLWGDWRLRLRLAVLLLRIFSKLTPKLLRILSPTYHPRKVPDPDWVTAWWAAYGAHPMEMGEALGDLDTTQLHKPEPALRAA; encoded by the coding sequence ATGACGCAGGACGCGACAAGCGGGCGCACCGGGACGCAGATTGGGACGCGGATCGGAGACGGGCGCATCAAGGCGATCCGCAAGATGCTGTTCCGCTTTCCGCGCGGCGCCCGCGCCCGGGCCCCGGCCCGACCGCGCGCAGCGCACTGGAATGCGGCGCGGCCGGAGTTCAGCCACATCGTCAATGCGGCGTCGCTGGCCATGCCCTATCTCGAGCCCTATCTGATCCGCACCATGGCGAAGGCCCGGCCGATGGTCAGCGATGACCCCGCGTTGGTGCATGAGCTCAACGCCTATGTGGCGCAGGAGACGACGCATCACCGGCAGCACCGGGTCTTCAATGACGAGCTGGCGGCCTGCGGCTATGCGAGCGTGCCGCGCATCGAGGCGGTGCTGGCGGAAGACTATGGGCGCTTCGGCAAGACGAAATCGCTGATGTTCAACCTCGCTTATGCGGAGGGGTTTGAATCCATGGCGCTGGCGATCGGCCACATGCTGGTGGAGGACCGGGTGCATCTGTTCGGCGGTTCCGACCGCGCCGTTGCCTCGCTGGTGCTGTGGCACTTCGTTGAAGAGATCGAGCACAAGGAAGCAGCTTTCGATGTGTTCCACGCCGCCGGCGGCACCTATGGGTGGCGGCTTTACGGGCTGGCCTTTGCGACGGCGCATATCTTCCTGCGCACGGGCCAGGGCTACCGGGCGCTATTGAGGGAAGACGGGCTGTGGGGGGACTGGCGCCTGCGGCTGCGGCTGGCGGTGCTGCTCCTGCGCATCTTCAGCAAGCTGACGCCGAAGCTGCTGCGCATCCTGTCGCCCACCTACCATCCCCGCAAGGTGCCCGACCCGGACTGGGTGACGGCCTGGTGGGCGGCCTATGGGGCGCACCCCATGGAGATGGGAGAGGCACTGGGTGATCTCGACACCACGCAGCTTCACAAGCCGGAACCGGCGCTGCGCGCAGCCTGA
- a CDS encoding helix-turn-helix domain-containing protein, whose amino-acid sequence MNELSTDPRALSGTEPETFGDHMRLWRRIRGLSQLQLSVRADVSSRHVSFLESGRSKPSRPMVDTLADALDIPLRARNPILMAAGFAPVYRETSLDEPDARHIRHLLDMVLKGAEPFPALVVDRHWNVLMTNAGGALMLSAAGGEKGAGETGAGKAGGLNMVDVILAPGPMRDLIVNWDEVVNDLLKRVRREADHAGDETVLNRMLALLPKGWKPPRRDTTDVPLVIPLHLRLPGADGTLVDLRFASIIGSLGTPADIGLAELAVETFLPADEATEAFLKAATAA is encoded by the coding sequence ATGAACGAGCTGAGCACCGATCCGCGGGCCCTGTCCGGCACCGAGCCGGAGACCTTCGGCGACCATATGCGCCTGTGGCGGCGCATTCGCGGGCTGAGCCAGCTGCAGCTCAGCGTCCGGGCGGATGTTTCCTCGCGCCATGTGTCCTTTCTCGAATCCGGCCGCTCAAAGCCCAGCCGCCCGATGGTGGACACCCTGGCCGATGCCCTGGACATCCCCCTGCGCGCCCGCAACCCCATCCTGATGGCGGCGGGTTTTGCGCCTGTCTATCGCGAGACCTCGCTGGATGAACCCGATGCCCGCCACATCCGTCATCTGCTCGACATGGTGCTGAAAGGCGCCGAGCCGTTCCCCGCCCTAGTGGTGGACCGGCACTGGAACGTGCTGATGACCAATGCGGGCGGCGCGCTGATGCTGTCGGCTGCAGGCGGCGAGAAAGGGGCCGGCGAAACTGGGGCCGGCAAGGCGGGGGGCCTCAACATGGTCGATGTCATCCTCGCCCCCGGCCCCATGCGCGACCTGATCGTCAACTGGGACGAGGTGGTGAACGACCTGCTCAAGCGCGTGCGCCGTGAGGCGGACCACGCGGGCGATGAAACCGTGCTCAATCGCATGCTCGCCCTGCTGCCTAAGGGCTGGAAGCCTCCGCGCCGCGACACCACCGATGTGCCGCTGGTGATCCCGCTCCATCTCCGCCTGCCGGGTGCGGATGGCACGCTTGTGGACCTGCGCTTTGCCTCCATCATCGGCAGCCTCGGCACCCCGGCGGATATCGGCCTCGCTGAACTCGCGGTCGAGACCTTCCTGCCCGCGGATGAAGCCACCGAAGCCTTCCTCAAGGCGGCAACGGCGGCCTAG
- a CDS encoding pirin family protein: MSWQPSQEADCTTESGCAPVSAVIVPKAKDLGGFEVRRVLPAIEARSVGPFIFFDHMGPATFPEGDGIDVRPHPHIGLSTLTWLFDGALMHRDSLGSVQEIRPGEVNWMTAGSGIVHSERSPDWFREGEARIEGIQTWHALPTEMEEIDADFQHYSADDIPVVTHESADGGRVRVALIAGGAFGMVSPVKVHSDTLYADVRLSAGAQFGVPTGPQERALYVVSGTMEIAGQTFGARQMLLIDEGATPSVTSAEGAHLMLIGGAPIGPRKLWWNLVSTRPERIEQAKDDWREGRFAKVPGDEDEFIPLPED; this comes from the coding sequence ATGAGCTGGCAACCATCGCAGGAGGCCGATTGCACGACCGAGAGCGGGTGTGCGCCGGTTTCTGCCGTCATCGTGCCCAAGGCAAAGGATCTGGGTGGCTTCGAGGTAAGGCGGGTGCTGCCGGCCATTGAGGCGCGGTCTGTGGGGCCGTTCATCTTCTTCGATCACATGGGTCCGGCGACCTTCCCGGAGGGCGACGGCATCGATGTGCGGCCGCATCCGCATATCGGGCTGTCCACCCTTACCTGGCTGTTTGACGGGGCGCTGATGCATCGCGACAGCCTGGGCTCGGTGCAGGAGATCCGTCCCGGCGAGGTCAACTGGATGACCGCAGGCTCGGGCATCGTCCATTCGGAGCGCTCTCCGGACTGGTTCCGCGAAGGCGAGGCGCGGATCGAGGGTATCCAGACCTGGCATGCCCTGCCCACCGAGATGGAAGAGATCGACGCGGACTTCCAGCATTATTCAGCCGACGACATTCCCGTGGTGACGCATGAGAGCGCGGACGGGGGGCGTGTGCGCGTGGCACTGATCGCGGGCGGAGCGTTCGGCATGGTGTCGCCGGTGAAGGTCCATTCGGACACGCTTTACGCCGATGTGCGCCTGTCGGCGGGGGCGCAATTCGGTGTGCCGACCGGGCCGCAGGAGCGGGCGCTTTACGTTGTCTCCGGCACGATGGAGATCGCCGGACAGACCTTCGGCGCGCGGCAGATGCTGCTGATCGACGAGGGCGCGACGCCGAGCGTGACCTCGGCCGAGGGCGCGCATCTGATGCTGATCGGCGGGGCACCTATCGGTCCGCGCAAGCTGTGGTGGAACCTTGTCTCTACCCGGCCCGAGCGCATCGAGCAGGCAAAGGATGACTGGCGCGAGGGCCGCTTTGCCAAGGTGCCCGGCGATGAAGACGAGTTTATTCCGCTTCCGGAGGATTGA
- a CDS encoding PAS domain-containing protein: protein MAMATGVREEEMAMGMWDADPDRQQAVIPPREDAIGRVSPGWVTGAVELPLTDIPAISAEINRAHAYWCKLAGAGDLPFWGDFNPLRLRSVLQQVMLYRCQPGGRRFLIKVMGEHVADIMQFQGNGRMLDEVMGEPNLTDVTRWLKEVQASRRPRFISKSLAWQSRSYVDYWVLMLPFHNGEDGICHILSTFHFEYRPV from the coding sequence ATGGCTATGGCAACCGGGGTGCGCGAGGAGGAAATGGCGATGGGTATGTGGGACGCGGACCCGGACAGGCAGCAGGCGGTCATTCCGCCGCGGGAAGATGCGATCGGCCGGGTGTCGCCCGGCTGGGTCACCGGCGCGGTCGAACTGCCGCTGACCGACATACCGGCCATAAGCGCGGAGATAAACCGCGCCCATGCCTATTGGTGCAAGCTGGCCGGTGCTGGTGATCTGCCCTTCTGGGGCGACTTCAATCCCCTGCGCCTGCGCAGCGTCCTGCAGCAGGTGATGCTCTATCGCTGCCAGCCCGGCGGGCGGCGCTTCCTCATCAAGGTAATGGGCGAGCACGTGGCCGACATCATGCAGTTCCAGGGCAATGGCCGCATGCTTGACGAGGTGATGGGCGAGCCGAACCTGACCGATGTCACACGCTGGCTGAAGGAAGTGCAGGCCTCCCGCCGCCCGCGCTTCATCTCCAAGTCCCTGGCCTGGCAGTCACGCTCCTATGTGGATTACTGGGTGCTGATGCTGCCCTTCCACAATGGCGAGGACGGCATCTGCCACATCCTCTCCACCTTCCATTTCGAGTACCGGCCTGTCTGA
- a CDS encoding NADH:flavin oxidoreductase — translation MTDLTQPLAFASGATMKNRFMLAPLTNCQSHADGTLSDDEYRWLTMRAEGGFGLTMTCAAHVQAIGQGFPGQLGIWDDKHIEGLTRLAEGIRKNDSIALVQLHHAGMRSTLVKDLLDGQPVCPSDNERDGARGLTNAETKQLIEDFIRGAERAQEAGFDGVEIHGAHGYILCQYFSDKINHRDDEYGGDLDGRFRILFEIIDGVRARCRKDFILGVRLSPERFGMKLAEVKEIAGRLLTDDRVDFLDMSLWDSFKEPEEDEHKGKSLMAHFAELKRGTTRLGAAGNIRTPEDAEKVIAAGYDYVLLGRAGMWNHDFPALYAGNARFEPTPTPMTRAQLLDEGISDTFATYIKGNWPQYVAD, via the coding sequence ATGACTGACCTCACGCAGCCGCTGGCCTTTGCCAGCGGGGCTACGATGAAGAACCGCTTCATGCTTGCGCCGCTGACCAATTGCCAGAGCCATGCGGACGGCACCCTGTCCGACGACGAATACCGCTGGCTCACCATGCGCGCCGAGGGCGGCTTCGGCCTCACCATGACCTGCGCTGCCCATGTGCAGGCCATCGGCCAGGGCTTCCCCGGCCAGCTCGGCATCTGGGATGACAAGCACATCGAGGGCCTCACCCGCCTGGCCGAGGGCATCAGGAAGAACGACAGCATCGCCCTGGTGCAGCTTCACCATGCGGGCATGCGCTCGACCCTGGTGAAGGACCTGCTCGACGGCCAGCCGGTCTGCCCCTCCGACAATGAGCGCGACGGCGCGCGCGGCCTCACAAATGCTGAAACCAAGCAGCTGATCGAGGATTTCATCCGCGGTGCCGAACGCGCGCAGGAAGCGGGCTTCGACGGCGTCGAGATCCACGGCGCCCACGGCTACATCCTGTGCCAGTACTTCTCCGACAAAATCAATCACCGCGACGATGAATATGGCGGCGACCTCGACGGGCGCTTCCGCATCCTGTTCGAGATCATCGACGGTGTCCGTGCCCGCTGCCGCAAGGATTTCATCCTCGGCGTCCGCCTGTCGCCGGAGCGTTTCGGCATGAAGCTGGCGGAGGTGAAGGAGATCGCCGGCCGCCTGCTGACCGATGACCGGGTCGACTTCCTCGACATGTCCCTGTGGGACAGCTTCAAGGAGCCGGAGGAAGACGAGCACAAGGGCAAGTCCCTGATGGCGCATTTCGCCGAACTTAAGCGCGGCACCACGCGCCTCGGCGCTGCCGGCAATATCCGCACGCCGGAAGACGCCGAGAAGGTCATCGCCGCCGGATATGACTATGTGCTGCTGGGACGCGCGGGCATGTGGAACCATGATTTCCCGGCGCTCTACGCCGGCAATGCCCGCTTCGAGCCCACCCCGACACCGATGACCCGGGCGCAGCTCCTGGATGAAGGCATCTCCGATACCTTCGCCACCTATATCAAGGGCAACTGGCCGCAATACGTGGCCGACTGA
- a CDS encoding TIGR03364 family FAD-dependent oxidoreductase: MTAGYDVAVVGAGIVGLAHALAARRRGKSVIVLERDAQPLGASIRNFGFVTVTGQQAGACWHHARRARDIWAEVAEAAGIEVLQRGLVVAARRPEAEAVVDAFLATDMGAECRRLTRAEALEMNPALTPSGVTAALFSPHELRVESRTALPALIAWLRDGLGVDFRFSCAVNRVAAPQVETTLEVIHAETVIVCPGDDGTTLFAGRIAAREVSRCKLHMLRLRPGASLPLTTPVMSDLGLARYHGYADLPEAAALKARLDREQPAQRANGVHLICVQSADGSLVVGDSHHYGDEVTPFQPAHVDRLILDEFDAVLACPDYRIEERWLGTYAVSPQGWTFTDAPDDATRIVMVTAGCGASTAFSIGEQTLAELYGTKAA, translated from the coding sequence GTGACGGCAGGCTATGACGTGGCAGTTGTCGGGGCGGGAATCGTGGGGCTGGCCCATGCGCTGGCCGCCCGGCGGCGGGGCAAATCCGTCATTGTGCTGGAGCGTGACGCCCAGCCGCTTGGCGCCTCGATCCGCAATTTCGGCTTCGTCACGGTAACCGGACAGCAGGCCGGGGCGTGCTGGCACCATGCGCGCCGCGCCCGCGACATCTGGGCGGAGGTGGCGGAGGCCGCGGGCATCGAGGTGCTGCAACGCGGCCTTGTGGTCGCCGCGCGGCGGCCGGAGGCGGAAGCCGTGGTGGATGCGTTTCTGGCAACCGACATGGGTGCGGAGTGCCGCCGCCTGACGCGGGCCGAGGCGCTGGAGATGAACCCGGCACTGACCCCCTCAGGCGTGACGGCGGCACTGTTTTCACCGCATGAACTGCGCGTTGAATCCCGCACCGCCCTGCCCGCGCTCATTGCCTGGCTGCGGGACGGGCTGGGGGTGGATTTCCGGTTTAGCTGCGCCGTCAACCGCGTGGCGGCACCGCAGGTGGAGACCACGCTGGAGGTCATCCACGCGGAAACCGTGATCGTCTGCCCGGGTGATGACGGCACGACACTGTTTGCCGGCAGGATCGCCGCCCGCGAGGTCTCCCGCTGCAAGCTGCACATGCTGCGGCTGCGGCCGGGCGCATCGCTGCCGCTGACGACGCCGGTGATGTCCGATCTCGGACTGGCGCGCTATCACGGCTATGCAGACCTTCCCGAAGCAGCGGCGCTGAAGGCGCGGCTGGACAGGGAGCAACCCGCGCAGCGGGCCAATGGTGTGCATCTCATCTGCGTTCAATCCGCTGACGGATCACTGGTGGTGGGCGACAGCCATCATTACGGTGATGAGGTAACCCCCTTCCAGCCCGCCCATGTGGACCGGCTGATCCTTGATGAATTCGACGCGGTGCTGGCATGCCCGGACTACCGGATCGAGGAACGCTGGCTGGGCACCTATGCGGTGTCGCCCCAGGGCTGGACCTTTACCGACGCGCCGGATGACGCGACCCGCATCGTCATGGTAACTGCCGGATGCGGCGCCTCGACCGCCTTTTCTATCGGCGAGCAGACCCTTGCCGAGCTCTACGGGACGAAAGCAGCATGA